In the genome of Nocardioides marmoribigeumensis, one region contains:
- a CDS encoding DUF3099 domain-containing protein has product MRRQQHVTATEVRAPQSQRLRRRRRWYFALMGSCLVLILLAWNVVRLWSTTAALVMSAVAAVLPPIAAIVANWHEDH; this is encoded by the coding sequence ATGAGACGCCAGCAACACGTCACGGCCACCGAGGTGCGGGCGCCGCAGAGCCAGAGGCTCCGCCGGCGCCGGCGGTGGTACTTCGCCCTGATGGGGTCGTGCCTCGTGCTGATCCTGCTCGCGTGGAACGTGGTCCGACTGTGGTCGACGACCGCGGCCCTCGTGATGTCGGCCGTCGCTGCCGTGCTCCCACCGATCGCTGCCATCGTGGCCAACTGGCACGAGGACCACTGA
- a CDS encoding LysR family transcriptional regulator, giving the protein MDVRHLELLRDLAERGSVTAVAQATHRTPSAVSQHLRAAQRDAGVPLVQQAGRGLQLTDAGRLLAEGGREVARALAVVQARWDEFRGEPAGTVSVVALPSAATFLLPGVMADLADTAIDLTCVDADVAESAYGALTADHDIVIAHSLSRRAPAGADGLSVRLLVREPLDIAMRHGHPLADSEKARPEELVEHEWYGVPLGFPFDSVRVAVEESTGRPVQIVQRLRDNRLIEALVAASDRVAVLPRFTTPGERVTLRPVQGIPTGRYIFAMSRPDRAERLAVRRVLDAFTSVASRVQTGA; this is encoded by the coding sequence ATGGACGTCCGCCACCTCGAGCTGCTCCGCGACCTCGCGGAGCGTGGCTCGGTCACGGCCGTGGCTCAGGCCACCCACCGCACCCCCTCGGCCGTCTCGCAGCACCTGCGCGCGGCCCAGCGCGACGCCGGCGTACCCCTCGTCCAGCAGGCCGGGCGTGGCCTGCAGCTCACCGACGCCGGTCGGCTCCTGGCAGAGGGCGGCCGCGAGGTCGCGCGGGCGCTGGCCGTCGTACAGGCGCGCTGGGACGAGTTCCGCGGCGAGCCGGCCGGCACCGTCTCGGTGGTCGCCCTCCCGAGTGCGGCGACCTTCCTGCTGCCCGGGGTGATGGCCGACCTCGCCGACACCGCGATCGACCTCACCTGCGTCGACGCCGACGTCGCCGAGTCCGCCTACGGCGCGCTCACGGCCGACCACGACATCGTCATCGCCCACAGCCTGAGCCGCCGAGCACCGGCCGGCGCGGACGGACTCAGCGTCCGGCTCCTCGTGCGCGAACCGCTGGACATCGCGATGCGCCACGGGCATCCCTTGGCCGACTCCGAGAAGGCTCGTCCCGAGGAGCTGGTCGAGCACGAGTGGTACGGCGTCCCGCTCGGCTTCCCCTTCGACAGCGTCCGTGTCGCCGTCGAGGAGTCCACCGGCCGACCGGTCCAGATCGTGCAACGCCTGCGCGACAACCGGCTGATCGAGGCGCTCGTCGCGGCGAGTGACCGGGTCGCGGTGCTCCCGCGCTTCACCACGCCGGGCGAACGTGTCACGCTCCGACCCGTGCAGGGCATCCCCACGGGGCGCTACATCTTCGCGATGTCCCGGCCTGACCGTGCCGAGCGCCTCGCGGTGCGCAGGGTCCTCGACGCCTTCACCTCCGTCGCGTCACGGGTCCAGACCGGGGCGTGA
- a CDS encoding EamA family transporter, whose amino-acid sequence MPASHRLIAMAVAVLWGVNFLAIHASLEQFPPMFLVTLRFALIAVPTLVLVPRPAVETRWLVAYGLGFGVLQFLFLYWGMAAGMPTGLASLVLQSSAPFTVLLGVVLFRDVLSARRLLGLALSCLGLAVVGWQQSQSAALLPFLLVLAGGFGWAIGNVANARAQAPNPLHLTLWMSVVPPLPMLALSLVVEGPSRIWSSLDPTAPAMLPALLGLAYTVLLGTVVGSGLWSWLMARHPSGVVAPFSMVVPVVGMSVAWVALGEAVSAGEATGAGMVVAGVLLGSRRPTPRDRARVDLGPPQLEDGSDLRQRENQERTFAGPA is encoded by the coding sequence GTGCCCGCCTCTCACCGCCTGATCGCCATGGCCGTCGCCGTCCTCTGGGGCGTCAACTTCCTGGCGATCCATGCCTCGCTCGAGCAGTTCCCGCCGATGTTCCTGGTGACGCTCCGGTTCGCGCTGATCGCCGTACCGACGCTGGTGCTGGTGCCTCGACCGGCGGTGGAGACCCGCTGGCTCGTGGCCTACGGGCTCGGGTTCGGGGTCCTGCAGTTCCTGTTCCTCTACTGGGGCATGGCCGCCGGCATGCCCACCGGACTGGCCTCGCTGGTGCTGCAGTCCTCGGCACCGTTCACGGTGCTGCTGGGCGTGGTCCTCTTCCGCGACGTCCTCAGTGCCCGGCGGCTCCTCGGGCTGGCGCTGTCCTGCCTCGGACTGGCCGTGGTGGGGTGGCAGCAGAGCCAGAGCGCCGCGCTGCTGCCCTTCCTGCTCGTCCTCGCCGGCGGCTTCGGCTGGGCGATCGGCAACGTGGCCAACGCCCGCGCGCAGGCCCCGAACCCGCTGCACCTCACGCTGTGGATGTCGGTCGTGCCTCCCCTGCCGATGCTGGCGCTCTCCCTGGTCGTCGAGGGGCCGTCACGGATCTGGTCCTCGCTGGACCCGACCGCACCCGCGATGCTCCCGGCCCTGCTCGGGCTCGCCTACACCGTGCTCCTCGGCACCGTCGTGGGGTCGGGGCTCTGGAGCTGGCTGATGGCGCGGCACCCCTCCGGCGTGGTCGCGCCGTTCTCGATGGTGGTCCCGGTCGTCGGGATGAGCGTCGCCTGGGTGGCGCTCGGCGAGGCGGTCAGCGCGGGTGAGGCGACCGGCGCAGGGATGGTCGTGGCCGGCGTGCTCCTCGGCAGCCGTCGCCCGACGCCACGGGACCGCGCACGCGTAGACCTGGGGCCGCCGCAGCTCGAGGACGGGAGCGACCTCCGGCAGCGAGAAAACCAGGAGAGAACGTTCGCCGGTCCGGCATAA